A stretch of the Longimicrobium sp. genome encodes the following:
- a CDS encoding FtsX-like permease family protein, which translates to MIHHQRTARRTGGETTGGDRPSQRAPRSVEETAGVTVPVVLALAIGLGMGIPLLGAIRSSLLRASPYIDPLLDEGSLATDWLSGWTASRQTIPDIQDGAWRVLLQVFLALVVLLLAIALVEAVTLTLARAAVRRREVALRTALGATQGRLVHDLLRGGAHLPLLGGGVGLLIGVATAHAVRVSWPGGAPPWGNRATDVVLLGGVAGIFLLVPLLASLSPVSVAWRRDLRGFLTSGGRATATRGEAFMRNTLAVAQIGAVLVLLTSAGVLLRGFASSSEDVPAASFDARGMLTAEVRLPDAGALSTGDRHLAYEGMLRRVAAIAGVADTSIGSTGAWVGLGNSDFVHALTGRPTAPGWVKPARYHAVGPGFFRTLGVRVVHGREFSAADTVGAPGVVVINQAFASVFRLRGIAVGRKVQFHRANLGGTWYTIVGVVEDIRAEGVGSGGEGVPQVYVSAWQHPPGTVGLVVRTKGEPMALLPAIQEAVRGSAAGAELAGGMTVGAYLARFRAPLRWLAVVFGAVAAAALVLGTWGLHGVMSYNVARRTREIGIRMAVGARTRDVSRLVVVQSLRIVGLGIILGGIAVSGIARLLQLLLRGVGPFDPVLFGGIAVTLGSVAVLASYRPARRAAAVDPQVSLRAE; encoded by the coding sequence GTGATCCATCATCAACGTACAGCGCGGCGTACCGGGGGAGAAACGACGGGCGGCGATCGGCCGTCGCAGCGGGCGCCCCGCTCCGTGGAGGAAACCGCGGGAGTCACCGTCCCGGTGGTGCTGGCCCTGGCGATTGGATTGGGCATGGGGATCCCCTTGCTCGGGGCCATCCGCTCCAGCCTGCTCCGCGCGTCTCCCTACATCGACCCGCTCCTCGACGAGGGTTCCCTCGCGACGGATTGGCTCTCCGGGTGGACGGCCTCGCGGCAGACCATCCCGGATATCCAGGACGGCGCATGGCGGGTGCTGCTGCAGGTCTTCCTTGCCCTGGTCGTGCTCCTTCTCGCCATCGCACTGGTCGAAGCCGTAACACTGACCCTCGCGCGGGCGGCGGTGCGCCGGCGGGAGGTCGCCCTGCGTACGGCACTCGGAGCGACCCAGGGCCGCCTGGTGCACGACCTTCTTCGGGGCGGGGCCCACCTGCCCCTGCTCGGCGGAGGAGTGGGTCTGCTGATCGGCGTCGCCACGGCTCATGCGGTCCGCGTCTCGTGGCCGGGCGGCGCGCCGCCGTGGGGAAATCGCGCGACGGATGTCGTGTTGCTCGGAGGCGTGGCGGGCATCTTCCTGCTCGTGCCGCTCCTGGCCTCGCTCTCCCCCGTGAGCGTCGCCTGGCGGCGCGACTTGCGCGGGTTCCTTACCAGCGGCGGGCGCGCCACGGCCACCCGTGGCGAGGCGTTCATGAGGAATACGCTCGCCGTGGCGCAGATCGGCGCCGTCCTGGTCCTGCTCACGAGCGCCGGGGTACTCCTCCGAGGCTTCGCCTCCTCTTCGGAGGACGTTCCCGCCGCGAGCTTCGACGCGCGGGGCATGCTGACGGCCGAGGTGCGTCTGCCGGACGCGGGCGCCCTGAGCACCGGAGACCGCCACCTCGCCTACGAAGGCATGCTCCGCCGAGTGGCGGCGATCGCGGGCGTTGCGGATACGAGCATCGGGTCCACGGGCGCCTGGGTCGGGCTGGGGAACAGCGATTTCGTCCACGCGCTCACCGGCAGACCGACCGCGCCCGGCTGGGTCAAGCCGGCCCGGTATCACGCGGTGGGCCCCGGGTTCTTCCGAACCCTCGGCGTTCGCGTGGTCCATGGGCGCGAGTTCAGCGCGGCGGATACCGTGGGCGCGCCTGGCGTGGTCGTCATCAACCAGGCATTCGCGTCCGTCTTCAGGCTGAGGGGCATCGCGGTGGGGCGAAAAGTCCAGTTCCACCGCGCGAACCTCGGCGGCACCTGGTACACCATCGTGGGGGTGGTCGAGGACATCCGGGCCGAGGGCGTGGGATCGGGCGGCGAGGGGGTGCCGCAGGTCTATGTGTCCGCCTGGCAGCACCCGCCCGGCACCGTGGGGCTGGTGGTGCGGACGAAGGGCGAGCCGATGGCGCTCCTTCCGGCGATCCAGGAGGCGGTTCGTGGGTCGGCGGCAGGGGCGGAACTCGCCGGCGGGATGACGGTGGGAGCCTACCTGGCACGTTTTCGCGCTCCGCTCCGCTGGCTGGCCGTGGTCTTCGGTGCCGTGGCGGCCGCGGCCCTGGTCCTGGGCACCTGGGGGCTGCATGGGGTGATGTCTTACAACGTCGCGCGGCGCACGCGTGAGATCGGCATCCGCATGGCCGTCGGCGCCCGGACGAGAGACGTATCGCGCCTCGTGGTCGTCCAGAGCCTCCGCATCGTGGGTCTCGGCATCATCCTCGGTGGCATCGCGGTCAGTGGGATCGCGCGCCTGCTCCAGCTGCTGCTGCGGGGGGTGGGCCCGTTCGATCCGGTCCTCTTCGGCGGCATCGCCGTCACCCTGGGAAGCGTTGCAGTGCTCGCGAGTTACCGGCCCGCCCGGCGGGCGGCGGCGGTCGATCCCCAAGTCTCACTCCGCGCGGAGTAG
- a CDS encoding ABC transporter ATP-binding protein: MRAPHPSPDALVRLESVQKVFRARSAETHALSDISLDVWKGEYVAISGPSGCGKSTLLSILGLLDVPTAGEYHLDGRPVSSLRLHERARVRGREIGFIFQSFNLIGDLTAYDNVELPLTYRGVPRAAQEASVWAALERVGMADLADQYPSELSGGEQQRVAVARALVGAPPLLLADEPTGNLDSANGDAVMDLLADLHTEGATIILVTHDPRYADRAGRTLHILDGRIVREEQRA; encoded by the coding sequence ATGCGTGCGCCCCACCCCTCGCCCGACGCGCTCGTCCGCTTGGAAAGCGTCCAGAAGGTGTTCCGCGCCCGGTCGGCGGAGACCCATGCGCTCAGCGACATCAGCCTGGACGTGTGGAAAGGCGAGTACGTAGCGATCTCGGGGCCGTCCGGCTGCGGCAAATCTACCCTGCTTTCCATCCTGGGGCTGCTGGACGTGCCGACCGCGGGCGAGTACCACCTGGACGGCCGACCCGTGTCATCGCTCCGTCTTCACGAGCGGGCGCGGGTCCGCGGCCGTGAGATCGGCTTCATCTTCCAGTCGTTCAACCTCATTGGCGATTTGACGGCCTACGACAACGTAGAGCTTCCGCTGACGTACCGCGGCGTGCCACGCGCGGCGCAGGAGGCGTCGGTGTGGGCGGCCCTGGAGAGGGTTGGAATGGCGGACCTGGCGGATCAGTATCCGTCCGAGCTCTCCGGGGGCGAGCAGCAGCGCGTGGCGGTGGCGCGAGCACTCGTGGGAGCACCCCCTCTGCTGCTCGCCGACGAGCCGACCGGCAACCTCGACTCCGCGAACGGAGACGCGGTGATGGACCTGCTCGCCGATCTGCACACCGAGGGCGCCACCATCATCCTGGTGACCCACGACCCACGCTACGCCGACCGTGCCGGACGCACCCTCCACATCCTCGATGGGCGCATCGTCCGGGAGGAGCAACGCGCGTGA